The Erigeron canadensis isolate Cc75 chromosome 4, C_canadensis_v1, whole genome shotgun sequence genome window below encodes:
- the LOC122595697 gene encoding H/ACA ribonucleoprotein complex non-core subunit NAF1-like: MGHAHNNNSNNNNNNNPIIIKTKESPSFIEEFPSDSFIDSLLNFEEWGVDKDIVAIMNSKPNLVEEEEEVNNKEIDIIIKQEEVDVCDKLDDLIQQRMDKVCLTSSDAADGIESTSLVIKDEVVVENEDKIDTNGINNGDVKVELDDNDNEEEEEVEDDSSSSSSSGSSSSSSDDEDEEEEDSEEDDEGKKVKGDGEMEEGEIMEEMVAWSDNDDGDEEDVVKGPIRSRNEVQDLPPVPPVTVTIQPHHQTLPVGVVLSIMGAQVIVEGVENHNPLSEGSILWITESRSPLGVVDEIFGPVKNPYYIVRYNSEIEVPTAIQQGSLVSFVPEFADYVLNNNNLYKKGYDASGENDEELSEELEFSDDEKEAEYKKMIKMSKRNLSEQKNGHKKDKKSRNRGGKWKNDPQCLANLQVNGSSGGPTRGPHAVSPSQVNGSSGGPTSGSQGFAQSSQTPNFNGPPLGVWPNGFPSMQPQNIGFPQNGFPSNVPFMQQSFTQQPFQNLGLPNLAPFLPQFNNSGQMFPSNFVQGVPPNYGANLAFASWPTGMPQNNFNQSQVGAPMMFQGLQQGVAMPNGLQMENNLRPPFAAAAANAQTSQSSDQGNGLSNRGGRQPFQRGGGRFRGGRRGRSGPQSR, encoded by the exons ATGGGTCATGCAcacaataataatagtaataataataataataataatccaataataatcaaaaccaaAGAATCTCCTTCTTTTATTGAAGAGTTCCCATCTGATTCTTTTATCGATTCTTTGTTGAACTTTGAAGAGTGGGGGGTTGACAAAGATATTGTTGCTATTATGAATTCAAAGCCTAATTtggtggaggaggaggaggaagtTAACAACAAAGAAATAGATATAATAATCAAACAAGAGGAGGTTGATGTTTGTGACAAATTAGATGATTTGATCCAACAACGTATGGATAAGGTTTGTTTAACATCATCAGATGCTGCTGATGGGATAGAAAGTACTAGTTTAGTTATCAAGGATGAGGTGGTCGTTGAAAATGAAGACAAAATCGATACAAATGGTATTAATAATGGAGATGTTAAGGTTGAGTtggatgataatgataatgaggAAGAGGAAGAGGTAGAGGATGATTCTTCTTCGTCCTCCTCCTCGGGGTCGTCTAGTAGTAGTagtgatgatgaggatgaggaggaggaggatagTGAGGAGGACGATGAGGGAAAGAAAGTGAAAGGGGATGGTGAAATGGAAGAAGGTGAAATAATGGAGGAGATGGTTGCTTGGAGTGATAACGATGACGGCGACGAAGAAGATGTTGTTAAAGGGCCTATTCGATCCCGGAATGAGGTTCAG GATCTCCCTCCAGTCCCTCCAGTGACTGTCACGATACAACCTCATCATCAGACACTTCCAGTCGGAGTTGTATTATCG ATTATGGGTGCACAAGTTATTGTGGAAGGAGTGGAGAATCATAACCCCTTAAGTGAGGGTTCAATTCTATGGATCACAGAAAGCAGATCGCCATTAGGAGTAGTGGATGAAATATTTGGACCTGTAAAAAATCCTTACTATATCGTTCGCTACAACTCAGAAATTGAAGTCCCTACTGCAATCCAACAAGGCAGCTTGGTCTCTTTTGTTCCTGAGTTTGCTGATTATGTTCTAAATAACAACAACCTTTACAAAAAAGGCTACGATGCTTCTGGTGAAAATGATGAAGAGTTATCTGAAGAGTTGGAGTTTTCAGATGATGAGAAAGAAGCAGAGTAcaagaaaatgattaaaatgTCAAAAAGGAATTTAAGTGAACAGAAAAACGGGCATAAAAAGGATAAGAAATCAAGAAACCGGGGCGGTAAGTGGAAAAATGATCCACAGTGTTTGGCTAACTTACAAGTCAATGGTTCTTCTGGTGGGCCCACGAGAGGGCCACATGCAGTTTCACCATCACAAGTCAATGGTTCCTCTGGTGGACCCACAAGTGGTTCTCAGGGATTTGCACAGAGTTCACAGACACCTAACTTCAATGGGCCTCCTTTGGGAGTTTGGCCAAATGGGTTCCCGTCCATGCAGCCACAAAATATTGGGTTTCCACAAAACGGGTTTCCGTCTAATGTACCGTTCATGCAACAGAGTTTTACTCAACAGCCCTTCCAGAATCTTGGTTTGCCAAATTTGGCTCCGTTTCTTCCACAGTTTAACAACTCTGGTCAGATGTTTCCTTCTAATTTTGTTCAAGGTGTTCCTCCCAATTATGGTGCAAATCTTGCATTTGCGTCTTGGCCTACAGGCATGCCCCAGAATAACTTCAACCAGTCACAAGTTGGTGCACCAATGATGTTTCAGGGTTTACAACAAGGAGTTGCAATGCCTAATGGACTTCAAATGGAAAACAATCTGAGACCACCttttgctgctgctgctgcaaaTGCTCAAACTTCTCAAAGTTCTGATCAAGGAAATGGGTTATCTAACCGTGGAGGAAGACAACCATTTCAAAGGGGCGGTGGTCGTTTCAGAGGAGGCAGACGTGGTAGAAGTGGTCCACAGTCCAGGTGA